One window of Globicephala melas chromosome 2, mGloMel1.2, whole genome shotgun sequence genomic DNA carries:
- the NR2F2 gene encoding COUP transcription factor 2 isoform X2 translates to MQAVWDLEQGKYGFAVQRGRMPPTQPTHGQFALTNGDPLNCHSYLSGYISLLLRAEPYPTSRFGSQCMQPNNIMGIENICELAARMLFSAVEWARNIPFFPDLQITDQVALLRLTWSELFVLNAAQCSMPLHVAPLLAAAGLHASPMSADRVVAFMDHIRIFQEQVEKLKALHVDSAEYSCLKAIVLFTSDACGLSDVAHVESLQEKSQCALEEYVRSQYPNQPTRFGKLLLRLPSLRTVSSSVIEQLFFVRLVGKTPIETLIRDMLLSGSSFNWPYMAIQ, encoded by the exons CGGTGCAGAGGGGCAGGATGCCGCCCACCCAGCCGACCCACGGGCAGTTTGCGCTGACCAACGGGGACCCCCTCAACTGCCACTCGTACCTGTCCGGATATATTTCTCTGCTGCTGCGCGCCGAACCCTATCCCACGTCGCGCTTCGGCAGCCAGTGCATGCAGCCCAACAACATCATGGGCATCGAGAACATTTGCGAACTGGCCGCGCGGATGCTCTTCAGCGCCGTCGAGTGGGCCCGGAACATCCCCTTCTTCCCTGACCTGCAGATCACCGACCAGGTGGCCCTGCTTCGCCTCACCTGGAGCGAGCTGTTCGTGCTGAACGCGGCACAGTGCTCCATGCCCCTCCACGTCGCCCCGCTACTGGCCGCCGCCGGCCTACACGCCTCGCCCATGTCCGCCGACCGGGTGGTCGCCTTTATGGACCACATACGGATCTTCCAAGAGCAAGTGGAGAAGCTCAAAGCGCTGCACGTCGACTCCGCCGAGTACAGCTGCCTCAAGGCCATAGTCCTGTTCACCTCAG ATGCCTGTGGTCTCTCTGATGTAGCCCATGTGGAAAGCTTGCAGGAAAAGTCCCAGTGTGCTTTGGAAGAATACGTTAGGAGCCAGTACCCCAACCAACCAACGCGATTCGGAAAGCTTTTGCTTCGTCTCCCTTCCCTCCGCACGGTCTCCTCCTCAGTCATAGAGCAATTGTTTTTCGTCCGTTTGGTAGGTAAAACCCCCATCGAAACCCTCATCCGGGATATGTTACTGTCCGGCAGCAGTTTTAACTGGCCGTATATggcaattcaataa
- the NR2F2 gene encoding COUP transcription factor 2 isoform X3: MPPTQPTHGQFALTNGDPLNCHSYLSGYISLLLRAEPYPTSRFGSQCMQPNNIMGIENICELAARMLFSAVEWARNIPFFPDLQITDQVALLRLTWSELFVLNAAQCSMPLHVAPLLAAAGLHASPMSADRVVAFMDHIRIFQEQVEKLKALHVDSAEYSCLKAIVLFTSDACGLSDVAHVESLQEKSQCALEEYVRSQYPNQPTRFGKLLLRLPSLRTVSSSVIEQLFFVRLVGKTPIETLIRDMLLSGSSFNWPYMAIQ; this comes from the exons ATGCCGCCCACCCAGCCGACCCACGGGCAGTTTGCGCTGACCAACGGGGACCCCCTCAACTGCCACTCGTACCTGTCCGGATATATTTCTCTGCTGCTGCGCGCCGAACCCTATCCCACGTCGCGCTTCGGCAGCCAGTGCATGCAGCCCAACAACATCATGGGCATCGAGAACATTTGCGAACTGGCCGCGCGGATGCTCTTCAGCGCCGTCGAGTGGGCCCGGAACATCCCCTTCTTCCCTGACCTGCAGATCACCGACCAGGTGGCCCTGCTTCGCCTCACCTGGAGCGAGCTGTTCGTGCTGAACGCGGCACAGTGCTCCATGCCCCTCCACGTCGCCCCGCTACTGGCCGCCGCCGGCCTACACGCCTCGCCCATGTCCGCCGACCGGGTGGTCGCCTTTATGGACCACATACGGATCTTCCAAGAGCAAGTGGAGAAGCTCAAAGCGCTGCACGTCGACTCCGCCGAGTACAGCTGCCTCAAGGCCATAGTCCTGTTCACCTCAG ATGCCTGTGGTCTCTCTGATGTAGCCCATGTGGAAAGCTTGCAGGAAAAGTCCCAGTGTGCTTTGGAAGAATACGTTAGGAGCCAGTACCCCAACCAACCAACGCGATTCGGAAAGCTTTTGCTTCGTCTCCCTTCCCTCCGCACGGTCTCCTCCTCAGTCATAGAGCAATTGTTTTTCGTCCGTTTGGTAGGTAAAACCCCCATCGAAACCCTCATCCGGGATATGTTACTGTCCGGCAGCAGTTTTAACTGGCCGTATATggcaattcaataa